The Lewinellaceae bacterium genome includes a region encoding these proteins:
- a CDS encoding zinc-dependent peptidase, with translation MSSPWRFAAAPFIIGAIYYLYKTFDDPSYALYIVPFIIILVIFYVLSPQINWFWFKRKPPKLPKPLALFLQKNHRFYQNLSVENKQKFRDRVSLYMKAADFMPMVFEKVPTDVQGVAAACAVQISFGKENFLFPDYEHIIVYPKAFPSPQYPRNIHPSEIYDHDGVIMFSAEHLMFGFIDPHKYFNVGLHEYAKVFIESYPTEPWPELDEDTWDRLHEISGFKKEAIFKYMNIDDITPLAVSIVLFFDFPQSFKTVLPDLYDLYVTIFNINPAE, from the coding sequence ATGTCATCGCCCTGGAGATTTGCCGCAGCACCTTTCATTATCGGAGCCATTTATTATTTGTACAAGACATTTGATGACCCTTCTTATGCCCTATATATAGTCCCCTTCATCATCATCCTCGTCATATTTTATGTATTGAGCCCGCAGATCAACTGGTTTTGGTTTAAGCGTAAACCGCCAAAACTGCCAAAACCCCTCGCACTCTTCCTACAAAAAAACCATAGATTCTATCAAAACTTATCCGTGGAAAATAAACAAAAATTCCGCGACCGGGTGTCCCTTTACATGAAAGCAGCAGATTTCATGCCCATGGTCTTCGAAAAAGTACCCACCGACGTACAAGGGGTGGCCGCCGCCTGTGCAGTGCAGATCTCTTTTGGAAAAGAAAATTTCCTTTTCCCCGATTATGAACACATCATCGTATATCCCAAAGCATTCCCCTCACCTCAGTACCCGCGTAATATCCATCCTTCTGAGATTTACGATCACGACGGAGTCATCATGTTTTCCGCGGAACATTTGATGTTTGGTTTCATCGACCCCCACAAATACTTCAATGTCGGACTCCACGAATACGCAAAAGTCTTTATCGAAAGCTATCCCACCGAACCCTGGCCCGAATTAGACGAAGACACCTGGGACCGATTACATGAAATTAGCGGGTTCAAAAAAGAAGCTATTTTCAAATACATGAACATCGACGATATCACCCCCCTGGCCGTCAGTATTGTCCTGTTTTTTGATTTCCCACAATCCTTCAAAACAGTGCTTCCCGACCTCTATGATCTTTACGTGACTATTTTCAATATCAACCCGGCAGAGTAA
- the yidD gene encoding membrane protein insertion efficiency factor YidD: MNELLKKLFILPIRFYQLAISPLLGPRCRFQPTCSHYMVGAILEWGVIRGIWLGLKRIFKCHPWGPHGHDPVPLNPKRHKKEDL; encoded by the coding sequence ATGAATGAGCTGTTAAAAAAACTTTTTATCCTTCCCATCAGATTTTACCAATTGGCCATCTCGCCCTTGCTGGGACCGAGATGCAGGTTTCAGCCTACCTGTTCTCATTACATGGTAGGAGCCATCCTGGAATGGGGGGTTATTAGAGGGATCTGGCTTGGGTTAAAACGCATCTTCAAATGCCATCCGTGGGGACCACACGGACATGATCCGGTGCCTTTAAACCCTAAACGGCATAAAAAAGAAGACCTTTGA
- the tnpA gene encoding IS200/IS605 family transposase, giving the protein MAKIKYRKLAHTVYHCNYHIVWTPKYRFRMLRDLLADYMEDKIKTICEWKDVEVIELNIQPDHIHLVCSIPPKLSISDFMGILKGKTAIAMFKSFPSLKKKPYWGNHFWARGYFVSTIGIDEDKIVRYVKYQEDKERAQENDRKDFTLF; this is encoded by the coding sequence ATGGCAAAGATAAAATACCGGAAATTGGCACATACGGTATACCATTGTAATTATCATATCGTATGGACGCCAAAATATCGCTTTCGAATGCTCCGAGATCTTCTAGCGGATTACATGGAGGATAAAATAAAGACTATATGTGAATGGAAGGATGTAGAAGTAATTGAATTAAATATACAACCTGATCACATACACCTGGTCTGTTCTATCCCTCCAAAACTAAGTATATCTGATTTCATGGGAATCCTAAAAGGAAAAACAGCAATAGCCATGTTTAAAAGTTTTCCCAGTTTGAAGAAAAAGCCATATTGGGGCAATCATTTTTGGGCGAGAGGCTATTTCGTTAGCACAATAGGAATAGATGAAGACAAAATAGTCAGATACGTAAAATATCAAGAAGATAAAGAACGAGCACAAGAAAACGATCGCAAAGATTTCACCCTCTTTTAG
- a CDS encoding HupE/UreJ family protein: protein MNSIFNIYLELGFKHILDLAGYDHILFLVALCAVYRIAEWKKVILLATAFTLGHSLTLALAALDILHFSPAAVEILIPVTILLTAFFNILFHSGDKKMINSKRMSINYGFAALFGLIHGMGFSNFFRATALPGDGKAFILQLFAFNLGVEAGQVIIIAIILVLAGLSFRLFKVRQNYWNWGVSGIAALFSAKMIIERLMDL from the coding sequence TTGAACTCCATATTCAATATTTACCTCGAGCTCGGATTTAAGCACATCCTCGACCTGGCGGGTTATGACCATATCCTGTTTCTCGTAGCCCTGTGCGCCGTTTACCGCATCGCCGAATGGAAAAAAGTTATTTTACTGGCCACGGCTTTTACCCTGGGACATTCCCTAACTTTGGCCCTGGCGGCTTTGGACATCTTACACTTTTCTCCTGCGGCGGTGGAAATTCTCATTCCCGTCACTATCTTACTTACGGCATTCTTTAACATCTTGTTTCATTCCGGAGACAAAAAAATGATAAATAGTAAACGGATGTCAATTAATTATGGTTTTGCGGCCCTTTTCGGGCTGATCCACGGGATGGGATTTTCCAATTTCTTCCGGGCCACAGCCCTGCCCGGAGACGGGAAGGCTTTTATTTTACAATTATTTGCCTTTAACCTGGGAGTAGAAGCAGGACAGGTCATCATCATTGCAATAATTCTAGTGCTTGCCGGGTTATCCTTCCGGCTGTTCAAGGTAAGACAGAACTATTGGAATTGGGGCGTCTCCGGAATAGCCGCCCTGTTTTCAGCAAAAATGATCATAGAAAGATTAATGGATTTGTGA
- a CDS encoding efflux RND transporter permease subunit codes for MLNRIIRFFLENKLVTWLLLGMFLSWGIVTAPFDFGVNWLPRDPVAVDAIPDIGENQQIVFTKWMGRSPQDVEDQISYPMTTALLGIPGVKSIRSNSMFGFSSIYVIFKDNVDFYWSRSRILEKLNSLPANTLPSGVQPTLGPDATALGQIYWYTLEGRDSEGNPTGGWDLQELRSIQDFYVRYGLSSADGVAEVASIGGYVREYQIDVDPDAMKANNINLEQIMAAVKNSNLDIGAQTLEINMVEYFVRGLGYIKNTEDIEESVVAVNNNVPIKIKDVARVHLGPETRRGALDKSGAEATGGVVVARYGSNPMQVIDNVKAKIKEIEPGLPQKTLADGTVSQVKIIPFYDRTQLINETLGTLQEALTLEILITIIVVILMLLNLKSSLLVSGTLPLAVLMVFIAMRYFGVDANIVALSGIAIAIGTMVDMGIVLTESMLIRMKEAPPDESLLTSIYEATIEVASAVLTAVATTIVSFIPVFAMEAAEGKLFRPLAFTKTFALTASIIVAITILPAMAHSVFSIKSKREWTRYVANLLLIGGGVWLSISFNVNLGILAIFIGVMELATIGIKKLVSERTVETFNILKNIFYGGMVAYLLAHEWMPLGVNKSVFANFIFVAGISGILIGFFYIIIYFYESILSFLLRIKLLFLLIPVVLVYLGVRIMQNTGQEFMPSLDEGSFLLMPTAMPHSGMQENLKNVRLLDMAVTAIPEVESVVGKLGRVESPLDPAPISMYENVILYKSEYKTDVDGHRIRFKVDENRAFIRDENNELIQDDRGQYFRQWRDHIKNPDDIWNEIVKVTRLPGVTSAPKLQPIETRLVMLQTGMRAPMGIKVYGSDLKTIEDFGIKLEKYLKDVNGVKDVAVFADRIVGKPYLELEIDRNAISRHGLTVNQVQQYIQAAVGGMKMTETVEGRERYPVRIRYPRELRDDPDAINKVLLPSKSGGQIQLGELVKTHFVQGPQSIKSEDGFLVGYVLFDKEPGYSEVEVVNEVQDYFSSIIQSGTLEVPPGISYKFAGNFEQQERASKRLSIVVPIALLIIFLILYFEFKSVLVTSMVFSGVFVAFAGGFIMIWLYGQPWFLDFSVLGTNMRDLLGVHTLNLSVAVWVGFLALFGIATDDGVLVATFLRDSFKRNKPDSVEGIRAAVIEGGKRRVRPAMMTSATTILALLPVLASSGRGSDIMIPMAIPSFGGMVLAVITMFVVPVLYSSMEEIKLKIFSKG; via the coding sequence ATGTTAAATAGAATTATCCGGTTTTTTCTTGAGAATAAACTTGTAACCTGGCTACTGCTTGGTATGTTTCTCAGCTGGGGTATAGTTACTGCACCCTTTGATTTCGGTGTAAATTGGCTTCCCCGTGATCCCGTTGCCGTAGATGCCATTCCTGATATTGGGGAAAATCAACAAATTGTTTTCACCAAATGGATGGGACGTTCTCCACAAGATGTAGAGGATCAGATTAGTTACCCAATGACAACGGCGTTACTTGGAATTCCCGGAGTAAAAAGTATTCGAAGTAACTCCATGTTCGGGTTTTCCAGTATTTACGTCATTTTTAAGGACAACGTCGATTTTTATTGGAGTCGAAGTAGAATTTTAGAAAAACTCAATTCCCTTCCCGCCAATACGCTCCCTTCCGGTGTGCAACCCACATTAGGCCCTGATGCTACTGCTTTAGGGCAGATATATTGGTATACCCTAGAAGGAAGAGATTCAGAAGGAAACCCAACGGGAGGTTGGGATCTTCAGGAACTGCGATCTATTCAGGATTTTTATGTGAGATATGGACTTTCTTCAGCCGATGGAGTTGCAGAGGTTGCCTCCATTGGAGGATATGTTAGGGAGTATCAGATTGATGTGGATCCAGATGCCATGAAGGCTAATAATATCAATCTTGAACAAATAATGGCTGCCGTTAAAAATAGTAATCTCGACATTGGAGCACAAACCCTCGAGATCAATATGGTGGAATATTTTGTAAGAGGCTTGGGGTACATCAAAAACACGGAGGATATTGAAGAAAGTGTTGTTGCCGTAAATAATAATGTTCCTATAAAAATTAAGGATGTGGCCAGGGTACACCTGGGGCCCGAAACAAGACGAGGGGCGTTGGATAAATCAGGAGCGGAAGCCACCGGAGGCGTTGTGGTAGCCCGTTATGGTTCTAACCCAATGCAGGTTATCGATAATGTAAAAGCAAAGATTAAAGAAATAGAACCAGGGCTTCCACAAAAAACGTTAGCTGATGGCACGGTGTCTCAGGTTAAAATTATTCCCTTTTACGATAGGACACAATTAATCAATGAAACGCTTGGCACCCTTCAGGAAGCGCTCACACTTGAAATACTTATTACAATTATAGTAGTCATTTTGATGCTGCTAAATTTGAAATCTTCTTTACTTGTTTCAGGAACGTTACCTCTTGCTGTTTTAATGGTTTTTATTGCTATGCGATACTTTGGTGTTGATGCTAATATTGTAGCCTTATCCGGTATTGCCATTGCCATTGGAACAATGGTTGACATGGGAATTGTGCTTACGGAGAGTATGCTTATCCGAATGAAGGAAGCACCCCCTGATGAAAGCTTATTGACCTCAATTTATGAAGCAACCATCGAGGTAGCTTCAGCGGTATTAACGGCTGTAGCTACAACGATTGTGAGTTTTATACCCGTATTTGCGATGGAGGCAGCCGAAGGTAAATTGTTTAGGCCACTGGCCTTTACAAAGACATTTGCTTTAACTGCTTCCATTATTGTTGCCATAACCATTCTGCCTGCGATGGCGCACTCTGTTTTTTCAATCAAATCCAAAAGGGAATGGACAAGGTATGTTGCCAACCTCTTATTGATTGGAGGCGGTGTATGGTTATCTATTTCCTTCAATGTGAATCTTGGAATATTGGCCATATTTATTGGCGTAATGGAATTAGCCACGATCGGAATAAAAAAATTAGTATCCGAAAGAACAGTCGAAACATTCAATATCCTTAAGAACATCTTTTATGGAGGTATGGTAGCTTATTTACTGGCTCATGAATGGATGCCACTGGGCGTAAATAAAAGTGTTTTCGCCAACTTCATTTTTGTTGCGGGGATTTCAGGAATACTTATCGGATTTTTTTACATAATCATATATTTCTACGAAAGCATTTTAAGCTTTCTACTGCGAATCAAACTACTCTTTTTACTGATTCCCGTTGTCCTGGTTTATTTGGGCGTTAGAATTATGCAAAATACGGGACAAGAGTTTATGCCGTCTTTAGATGAGGGATCTTTTCTGTTAATGCCAACAGCCATGCCGCATTCAGGTATGCAGGAAAACCTAAAGAATGTTCGGCTTTTGGATATGGCGGTTACTGCAATTCCCGAGGTAGAATCAGTTGTTGGAAAACTGGGAAGAGTCGAAAGTCCACTCGACCCAGCTCCCATCTCCATGTATGAGAATGTTATTCTGTACAAATCAGAATACAAAACCGATGTAGATGGACACCGGATACGATTCAAAGTAGACGAAAACAGGGCGTTCATTCGGGATGAAAACAATGAATTAATCCAGGATGACCGGGGACAGTATTTCAGGCAATGGAGGGATCACATCAAAAACCCTGATGATATTTGGAATGAGATAGTAAAAGTAACAAGACTACCAGGTGTTACTTCCGCTCCAAAATTGCAACCCATCGAAACCCGCCTGGTGATGCTTCAGACAGGCATGCGGGCCCCCATGGGTATAAAGGTCTATGGCTCAGATTTAAAAACCATAGAAGACTTTGGTATCAAATTGGAGAAATATCTCAAGGATGTAAATGGCGTTAAAGATGTTGCCGTTTTTGCTGACCGAATAGTTGGGAAACCATATTTAGAGTTAGAAATAGATAGGAATGCTATCAGCCGTCATGGTTTAACAGTCAACCAGGTTCAGCAATATATCCAGGCAGCGGTAGGGGGAATGAAGATGACTGAAACAGTTGAGGGTAGAGAAAGGTATCCCGTTCGAATTCGATATCCTCGGGAATTACGTGATGATCCTGACGCAATAAATAAAGTCTTGTTACCATCTAAATCAGGTGGACAAATACAGTTAGGAGAATTGGTTAAGACCCATTTCGTTCAAGGTCCACAATCCATAAAAAGTGAAGATGGCTTTTTGGTAGGTTATGTACTTTTCGATAAGGAACCCGGATATTCAGAAGTGGAAGTTGTTAATGAGGTACAGGATTACTTCTCATCAATAATTCAATCAGGTACGTTAGAAGTGCCTCCAGGAATTAGTTACAAATTTGCCGGGAACTTTGAGCAACAGGAAAGGGCGAGTAAGCGCCTTAGTATTGTGGTGCCGATTGCCTTACTCATTATCTTTTTGATTCTGTATTTTGAATTTAAGTCGGTGCTGGTCACTTCCATGGTATTTTCGGGCGTATTTGTAGCCTTTGCTGGAGGGTTTATCATGATTTGGCTTTACGGGCAGCCATGGTTTCTTGATTTTTCAGTTCTGGGGACGAATATGAGAGACTTACTAGGGGTTCATACATTGAACTTAAGCGTTGCTGTTTGGGTAGGCTTTTTGGCTCTTTTTGGCATAGCTACCGATGATGGAGTGCTTGTGGCTACTTTTCTGCGCGATAGTTTTAAAAGAAACAAACCTGATTCTGTCGAAGGAATTAGAGCTGCTGTAATTGAGGGAGGGAAACGGCGCGTGCGTCCAGCTATGATGACTTCAGCGACAACAATTTTAGCTTTATTACCGGTTTTGGCCTCCTCTGGTCGTGGATCAGATATTATGATTCCAATGGCGATTCCTTCTTTTGGAGGAATGGTGTTGGCCGTGATTACAATGTTTGTGGTACCGGTATTGTATTCCTCCATGGAGGAAATTAAATTGAAAATATTTTCGAAAGGTTAA
- a CDS encoding 30S ribosomal protein THX, producing MGKGDLKTRKGKIHNGSYGKHWPKPKKKNTNSRGTVDDKKGFEKTIRQISFFAFLFGMKNSKIKVEEIGVNKLKTEIFFKKCHEGWAIAQQLIIFEILEIEKDQESLKIKLKEYRRERKKDFEKKVRQKINFSKFKTNVLRSIGSAIGCTILGGATHLIRRLYLEELPPTLSTSNLGSVIRKVDEINENNPLEFALIADITNFIQIGDILYKGEDFVQLIEMKEGQKNIEAKKIIDNLKKNKKSIEEIDSVVKDKKMGKQVKRMFRQIEKGNRVVKLIKNDKGIDPLRGVEMKLLDSEFPYEDYHMELIELIEKCNREHHAYNVIEDCVLIGAYSHEHKFKGKYILEALIKQFTGKNYPVTNYIRLISIPTVQPIFSKPFGIKDTINIIFDRIRISLCIDFDKLIGIFNAFGAEANWLTTKQTQRIKEYSGSSHGIFTFKNQAILIKYKNEERCLGNGIVARILFDNQKPTSAVGMLLSAIK from the coding sequence ATGGGGAAAGGTGATTTAAAAACAAGGAAGGGCAAAATACATAATGGAAGCTATGGGAAGCACTGGCCTAAGCCAAAGAAAAAAAATACAAATTCTCGAGGAACAGTTGATGATAAAAAAGGATTCGAGAAAACCATTAGACAAATCTCTTTTTTTGCTTTTTTATTTGGAATGAAGAATTCAAAAATAAAAGTTGAAGAAATAGGGGTAAATAAATTAAAAACAGAGATCTTTTTTAAAAAATGTCATGAAGGGTGGGCTATCGCTCAACAGTTAATAATATTTGAAATACTTGAAATTGAAAAAGATCAAGAATCTCTCAAAATTAAATTAAAAGAATACCGTAGGGAAAGAAAAAAGGATTTTGAAAAGAAAGTCCGGCAAAAAATTAATTTTTCAAAATTTAAAACTAATGTTTTAAGAAGCATAGGAAGTGCAATTGGTTGTACGATTTTGGGAGGAGCGACTCATTTAATCAGAAGGTTGTATCTTGAAGAACTCCCTCCAACTTTATCGACATCTAATCTAGGTTCAGTTATTAGGAAAGTGGATGAAATTAACGAAAACAATCCATTAGAATTTGCTTTAATCGCCGATATTACAAATTTCATTCAAATTGGAGATATCTTATATAAGGGAGAAGATTTTGTACAACTTATAGAAATGAAAGAAGGACAAAAAAATATTGAAGCAAAAAAAATAATAGATAACCTCAAAAAAAATAAAAAATCTATCGAGGAGATAGATAGTGTGGTTAAGGATAAAAAAATGGGGAAACAAGTAAAACGAATGTTTAGACAGATAGAGAAAGGAAATAGAGTTGTAAAGTTAATTAAGAATGATAAAGGTATTGACCCATTAAGAGGAGTCGAAATGAAATTACTCGATTCGGAATTTCCTTACGAAGATTATCATATGGAATTGATTGAGTTGATTGAGAAATGCAATAGGGAACACCATGCCTACAATGTTATTGAAGATTGCGTATTAATTGGAGCTTATTCGCATGAGCATAAGTTTAAAGGTAAATATATATTGGAGGCATTAATAAAACAATTCACAGGTAAAAATTATCCAGTTACAAACTATATTCGATTAATTTCAATTCCGACTGTTCAACCAATTTTTTCAAAACCATTTGGAATAAAAGATACGATCAACATTATTTTTGACAGAATAAGAATTAGCCTTTGTATTGACTTTGATAAATTAATTGGAATATTCAATGCTTTTGGAGCAGAAGCAAATTGGTTAACGACAAAACAAACTCAAAGAATAAAAGAATATAGTGGAAGTAGTCACGGAATATTTACATTCAAGAATCAAGCAATTTTAATAAAATATAAAAATGAGGAGAGATGTTTAGGGAATGGAATAGTTGCAAGAATTTTATTTGATAATCAAAAGCCAACATCAGCAGTTGGGATGTTGTTGTCTGCGATAAAATAA
- a CDS encoding lamin tail domain-containing protein yields MRHLYFVFMAIVFSTIGLNAQTTLGPGDLGITGFNSDNPDEVALVALTDLAPTTEIRITDNGWKADNTFRTGEGFMVIQLNQEVACGTTLLLTASDIQNLSTLVSVGSVSGTSIALAADGDQILVYQGDNASPTFITAINFQNTEWQADATTSNDSALPLGLTEGTNAFALAEIDNSAYNCSTTSGTAAQILAAIYTQTAWAGDNVNRVTLSDCGFSVTGCGGGGGGEGCGTLFFSEYIEGSGNTKCLEIYNPTGADVDLAAGGYAIKLYSNGSSSANTFNLSGTLAAGDVFVFCDDGAAAQFLAVADQVTTSNLWNGDDAIELVNSSGTLDIIGSIGNDPGSQWGVTATNETADQTLVRNSNIYQGITINPNLPGATGFPTLDTEWTEYQNNYSGDLGTHTFDGCPAPAVCNIDNIFMEIISGCDDNGTINIYDDYATAKVVVMITDAPATGNLVLTGDVLGNPSIPVGSIMGNMAQFVVQIPADGGAVSVSAYFSDEPSCALLNSNAATAPEACSSVPDCAYPFFSEYIEGSGNNKCLEIYNPTATDINLDDYHIEIYFNGSTSAGNTINFAEGAVLPAGGTYVVCSPAADDAFLDLADEATGGTSWFNGDDAVALVAEAIESEEVIIDVIGQIGFDPGTQWTGPGISTLNRTIRRMPWIQAGDNNGTNAFDLSAEWEGFDINTEYGLGYHGSTCLPPDVPFGWNPFNIGCEDGSFSYDESSDEWTLISNCFNPDAAQDDLTFAFQDKCGDVELSAKLESITGLGQAGLMLRESTAPGSKYVWIYKTGGNTVHWAIRKANNTAPQVSSKFALGKQWLKIKRVGNLFTGYTSSNGVIWKLEFQSFVYMSECLFAGPAVYSNVDYASTTAVFSHVSFGNEAMMQTTALNEGPETAIGVNVDRDGQPSLALPELADESMVQEVTLHPNPVANWLEVAVPENFGEEIFISIVDMNGKVIFTDRFEDQVTRLELDIAALNLSEGAYLLNLRSATQNVTKRFVKTN; encoded by the coding sequence ATGAGACACCTCTATTTTGTTTTCATGGCCATTGTATTCAGTACAATTGGACTCAACGCGCAAACGACCTTAGGTCCCGGTGATCTGGGAATTACTGGTTTTAATTCTGACAATCCAGATGAAGTTGCCCTGGTGGCGCTGACTGACCTGGCTCCCACCACCGAGATCAGGATCACGGATAATGGCTGGAAAGCCGATAATACTTTCCGCACCGGGGAGGGATTTATGGTCATCCAACTTAACCAGGAGGTGGCTTGTGGCACTACTTTATTACTTACAGCTTCTGATATTCAGAACTTAAGTACCTTGGTTTCCGTGGGGAGTGTTAGCGGAACCAGTATAGCTCTGGCCGCAGATGGAGATCAAATTCTTGTTTACCAGGGAGACAATGCTTCGCCTACATTTATTACCGCGATCAATTTTCAAAATACCGAATGGCAGGCTGATGCGACGACTTCCAATGATTCGGCTCTGCCGCTGGGTTTGACTGAAGGCACGAATGCCTTTGCTCTGGCAGAAATTGATAACAGTGCTTACAACTGTAGCACCACCTCTGGAACGGCAGCTCAAATTCTGGCGGCTATTTATACCCAGACTGCCTGGGCGGGTGATAATGTCAATAGAGTTACTTTATCTGACTGTGGGTTCTCTGTCACCGGCTGCGGTGGCGGTGGAGGAGGAGAAGGCTGCGGAACGCTTTTCTTCTCTGAATATATTGAAGGAAGTGGTAACACAAAGTGCCTTGAGATCTACAATCCAACAGGAGCTGATGTAGACCTGGCAGCGGGTGGATACGCCATAAAACTGTATTCGAATGGTTCCTCTTCTGCAAATACGTTTAATTTGTCCGGCACTTTGGCGGCTGGCGATGTTTTTGTCTTCTGTGACGATGGTGCTGCTGCCCAATTTTTGGCCGTCGCCGATCAGGTGACGACCTCCAACCTATGGAACGGTGACGATGCCATAGAACTGGTCAACAGTTCGGGTACCCTTGATATTATCGGAAGCATCGGCAATGACCCCGGTTCACAGTGGGGTGTTACTGCGACCAACGAAACCGCGGATCAAACCCTGGTTCGTAATTCAAATATCTATCAGGGCATTACCATTAACCCGAACCTTCCCGGTGCCACGGGTTTCCCGACTTTGGATACTGAATGGACGGAATATCAGAATAACTATTCCGGAGATTTAGGCACCCATACTTTCGACGGCTGTCCGGCCCCTGCGGTATGCAATATTGATAATATTTTCATGGAAATTATTTCCGGTTGTGATGATAACGGCACCATAAACATCTATGATGATTATGCAACGGCAAAAGTAGTCGTTATGATCACCGATGCTCCGGCTACAGGAAATTTGGTGTTGACAGGAGATGTTTTGGGCAATCCTTCTATTCCTGTCGGCAGCATCATGGGCAATATGGCCCAGTTTGTTGTACAAATTCCTGCTGATGGAGGCGCGGTTTCTGTTTCTGCTTATTTCAGTGACGAGCCTTCCTGCGCCCTGCTCAACAGCAATGCTGCCACGGCTCCGGAAGCTTGTTCCAGTGTGCCTGATTGTGCTTACCCGTTCTTTTCTGAATACATAGAAGGATCAGGAAACAACAAGTGTCTCGAAATTTACAACCCGACAGCTACCGATATCAACCTGGATGATTACCATATTGAAATTTATTTCAACGGGAGTACCTCGGCAGGCAATACCATAAATTTCGCCGAAGGTGCTGTTTTACCTGCGGGCGGAACTTACGTCGTGTGTAGTCCGGCTGCGGATGATGCCTTTTTGGATCTGGCAGATGAGGCCACAGGGGGAACTTCCTGGTTTAATGGTGACGATGCTGTGGCCCTGGTTGCAGAGGCCATAGAATCTGAGGAAGTGATCATTGATGTTATTGGCCAGATTGGCTTTGATCCAGGTACCCAGTGGACAGGTCCAGGCATTTCTACCTTAAACAGGACCATCAGAAGAATGCCGTGGATTCAGGCGGGGGATAATAACGGCACCAATGCCTTTGATCTGAGTGCGGAATGGGAAGGTTTTGATATCAATACCGAGTACGGTCTGGGATATCATGGTTCAACCTGTTTGCCACCCGATGTGCCTTTTGGCTGGAACCCATTCAATATCGGATGTGAGGACGGCAGCTTCTCTTATGATGAAAGCTCAGATGAGTGGACATTAATTTCCAATTGTTTTAACCCTGATGCAGCACAGGATGATCTGACGTTCGCTTTCCAGGATAAATGTGGCGATGTTGAGCTTAGCGCTAAATTAGAAAGCATCACCGGCCTGGGACAGGCGGGATTGATGTTGAGGGAGTCTACTGCTCCAGGATCCAAATACGTTTGGATTTATAAAACAGGAGGCAATACCGTTCACTGGGCCATTAGAAAGGCTAATAATACTGCGCCTCAGGTGTCAAGCAAATTTGCGTTAGGCAAGCAATGGCTCAAGATCAAACGTGTTGGAAACCTCTTCACCGGATATACCTCCTCTAACGGGGTTATTTGGAAACTGGAATTCCAGTCGTTTGTTTATATGAGTGAATGCCTGTTCGCTGGTCCTGCTGTGTACAGTAATGTGGATTATGCCAGCACAACGGCCGTTTTCAGTCATGTGAGCTTCGGTAACGAAGCCATGATGCAAACTACAGCCCTCAATGAAGGTCCGGAAACGGCTATTGGAGTCAATGTTGACAGGGATGGGCAGCCATCTTTAGCTTTGCCTGAACTGGCTGATGAATCCATGGTACAGGAAGTGACCCTGCACCCGAATCCTGTAGCCAACTGGTTGGAAGTAGCTGTTCCTGAAAACTTTGGGGAAGAAATTTTCATCAGCATTGTGGATATGAATGGAAAAGTGATCTTCACGGATCGTTTTGAAGACCAGGTTACGCGTCTTGAACTGGATATTGCTGCCTTGAACCTTAGTGAGGGAGCTTATCTGTTGAATTTGAGATCAGCCACTCAAAATGTCACTAAACGTTTTGTGAAAACGAATTAA